From Roseburia hominis, the proteins below share one genomic window:
- a CDS encoding small multi-drug export protein encodes MTETLVQWFVTHLGGKAAKEVVIFIISMIPILELRGGILAAGPAFLDIPTWRAIPICLIGNLIPIPFILWLIRPIFAWLRKTRLFRPMVEKLEKKAMSKSDQIEKYEFWGLVLFVGIPLPGTGAWTGALIASLLDIDWKKAFLAIVCGVLMASVIMYLLSYVLIGGIFG; translated from the coding sequence ATGACAGAAACATTAGTACAGTGGTTTGTGACACATTTGGGAGGCAAGGCAGCTAAGGAAGTGGTAATTTTTATCATTTCCATGATACCGATTTTGGAACTGAGAGGAGGAATCCTGGCGGCAGGGCCGGCATTTTTGGATATTCCTACATGGAGAGCAATTCCAATCTGCCTGATCGGCAACCTGATTCCGATTCCATTTATTCTGTGGCTGATCCGACCGATTTTTGCATGGCTCAGAAAAACACGGCTGTTCCGCCCCATGGTGGAGAAGCTGGAAAAGAAGGCTATGAGTAAGAGTGATCAGATTGAGAAATATGAGTTCTGGGGTCTGGTGCTGTTCGTGGGAATTCCGCTTCCGGGAACCGGAGCGTGGACCGGAGCGCTGATCGCGTCCCTTTTGGATATCGACTGGAAAAAAGCGTTTTTGGCGATTGTCTGCGGAGTTTTAATGGCGTCGGTAATCATGTATTTGCTGTCTTATGTTCTGATCGGTGGGATTTTTGGATAA
- a CDS encoding type II toxin-antitoxin system antitoxin SocA domain-containing protein, which yields MVDILDAARYLVFLSYGRKKYSLTPLKLQKLLYLAQGWSYVWDDKAAFPDEFEAWQYGPVNEKVYETFRKYGRSEIPEREGNDFLRDFDVKETLAAIWNEYGKKTAYELVDLTHKQKPWRDAYSRGTKITNSSIKQYFQSTF from the coding sequence ATGGTTGATATATTAGATGCAGCACGCTATTTAGTATTTTTGTCATATGGAAGAAAAAAATATTCATTAACACCACTAAAATTGCAAAAACTCTTATATTTGGCTCAAGGCTGGAGCTATGTATGGGATGATAAAGCCGCATTTCCTGATGAATTTGAAGCGTGGCAATATGGACCAGTTAATGAAAAAGTGTATGAGACATTCAGAAAATATGGGCGTTCAGAGATTCCGGAAAGAGAAGGTAATGATTTTTTAAGGGATTTCGATGTGAAGGAAACTTTGGCTGCTATCTGGAATGAATATGGAAAAAAGACGGCATATGAATTGGTGGATTTGACACATAAGCAAAAGCCATGGCGTGATGCCTATTCTAGAGGAACAAAAATAACAAATAGTAGTATAAAACAATATTTTCAGTCAACTTTTTAG
- a CDS encoding AAA family ATPase, translated as MGIVLKGIEIENFKSYVNKQYVQFSDLSVLLGANSSGKSTALQALLVLKQTMECNSPDEELLLSGKYVALGDYDDVISNSELNVFSFAAVLEQNEISENTLDEDDFKIRWSFKRGEDGTSASLECIDINFENMRLSLKKADKELYNLYINGERSVFSVDIYNLLISDYAVHYDMEINSKAAELVNALAQTLISQKTPTMALGEPVGIDAIREFYLRLLNRAQDSEIENKALTENAHELAIRVENLIDEYCGMELPTYSTINSIFPKDIRIKILELSFLNAEPLEQLEPILTEFEAYISEYKRSIPKVSDLKGMYNLGNKPFWLLDRDDEKSNNLTQLKYTLDFYDSFYTDIISEIFFVGPIRETPKGLYNIGFETIPKYVGPTGSYFASVLLHENRKEKEYILPRGKEKCTLAEALAEWMIHLNVASAVNVDKKNSFGFSVSIENMEQIKSDIMNVGIGTSQVLPVLISVLLSEPNEILVFEQPELHLHPYSQSRLADMFVEFSKQGRNVIIETHSEYFLLRLRYHIVKNNYPRESAAVNFFQNIGGTKVESANISGLGNIEYPKDFRDETQELLDSILEAALERKGL; from the coding sequence ATGGGGATTGTTTTAAAAGGGATAGAAATAGAAAATTTTAAATCATATGTGAATAAGCAATATGTACAGTTTTCTGATTTGTCTGTATTATTAGGAGCAAATAGTAGTGGAAAAAGTACAGCATTACAAGCATTGCTGGTACTTAAACAGACAATGGAATGTAATAGCCCGGATGAAGAGCTTTTATTATCGGGTAAATATGTTGCATTGGGAGATTATGATGATGTAATATCAAATTCTGAGTTAAATGTTTTTTCGTTTGCTGCTGTATTAGAACAGAATGAAATATCTGAAAATACATTAGACGAAGATGATTTCAAAATCCGATGGAGTTTCAAAAGAGGTGAAGACGGCACATCGGCAAGTTTAGAGTGTATAGATATAAATTTTGAAAACATGCGGTTGTCCTTAAAGAAAGCAGACAAGGAATTGTATAATTTATATATAAATGGAGAGCGTAGTGTATTTAGTGTGGACATTTATAATCTACTGATTTCAGATTATGCCGTGCATTATGATATGGAGATAAATAGTAAAGCCGCAGAGTTAGTAAATGCATTGGCACAGACATTGATTTCGCAGAAAACACCGACGATGGCATTAGGCGAACCTGTTGGTATAGATGCAATTAGGGAATTTTATTTGAGGTTATTAAATAGAGCTCAAGATAGTGAGATAGAAAACAAAGCATTGACGGAGAATGCACATGAACTGGCGATTCGTGTGGAAAATCTTATTGATGAATATTGTGGCATGGAGTTGCCGACGTATAGTACTATTAATAGTATATTTCCTAAAGATATTCGAATTAAAATATTAGAACTGTCTTTTCTGAATGCGGAACCTTTAGAACAGTTGGAACCTATCCTTACAGAATTTGAAGCATATATATCAGAATATAAACGTTCAATTCCAAAGGTGTCTGACTTAAAAGGAATGTATAATTTGGGAAATAAACCATTCTGGTTATTAGATAGGGATGATGAAAAAAGTAATAATTTAACGCAATTAAAATATACATTAGATTTTTATGATAGTTTTTATACAGATATTATTTCTGAAATCTTTTTTGTTGGTCCGATTCGAGAAACACCAAAAGGATTATATAATATTGGATTTGAGACAATTCCCAAATATGTTGGACCGACAGGTTCATATTTTGCATCAGTTTTATTGCATGAAAATAGAAAAGAGAAGGAGTATATTTTGCCGAGGGGTAAAGAAAAATGTACATTGGCGGAAGCACTAGCCGAATGGATGATTCATCTAAATGTTGCAAGTGCTGTAAATGTTGATAAAAAGAATTCGTTTGGATTTAGTGTTTCTATTGAAAACATGGAACAAATAAAATCAGATATTATGAATGTGGGGATTGGTACTAGTCAAGTTTTACCGGTTCTGATATCTGTATTGCTATCTGAACCTAATGAAATATTGGTTTTTGAACAACCGGAATTGCATTTGCATCCATATTCACAAAGTCGATTGGCTGATATGTTCGTTGAATTTTCCAAGCAAGGAAGAAATGTGATTATTGAAACACATAGTGAATATTTTTTGCTGCGATTAAGATATCATATTGTTAAAAATAATTATCCCAGGGAGTCGGCGGCAGTTAATTTCTTTCAGAATATAGGCGGAACAAAAGTGGAGTCTGCGAATATTTCAGGTTTGGGAAATATTGAATATCCTAAGGATTTTAGAGATGAAACACAAGAACTATTAGACTCTATCTTGGAAGCAGCATTGGAAAGAAAGGGATTATAA
- a CDS encoding HAD family hydrolase, with translation MKYKCIVSDLDMTLLGTGSALSQKTKEVLGKLMEKGIVVVPASGRPFGAFPKEILDMEGIQYGITSNGASIYDLKTGKALYASKLSAGTAGQVMELLSGYELTYEGYIDGKAYTSQAYFDDPVRYGAFPAVVEYIRSTREPVEDIRRFLLENREQLDCIDVIVRQEIKQEVYKRIQEEISGIYLTTSASHLIEISGAESGKHSGMQRLAKMLGFELSEIVAFGDGDNDSEMLREAGLGVAVANATAKCREAADLVTDYNHLDGVPKALVSIFSEIL, from the coding sequence GTGAAGTATAAATGTATCGTTTCTGATCTGGATATGACACTTCTGGGCACTGGGAGTGCATTGTCGCAGAAGACCAAAGAAGTTTTGGGCAAATTGATGGAAAAAGGTATTGTGGTAGTACCTGCAAGCGGTAGGCCTTTTGGTGCATTTCCGAAGGAGATTCTCGATATGGAGGGGATTCAGTACGGAATCACATCGAATGGCGCTTCGATCTATGACTTAAAAACGGGCAAAGCCCTCTATGCGTCAAAGCTGTCTGCCGGGACTGCCGGACAGGTGATGGAACTCTTAAGCGGATATGAGCTTACATATGAAGGTTATATTGACGGGAAAGCCTATACTTCGCAGGCCTATTTTGATGATCCGGTGCGGTACGGTGCATTTCCGGCGGTGGTAGAGTATATTCGAAGCACCAGGGAGCCGGTGGAGGATATCAGAAGGTTTCTGTTAGAGAACCGGGAGCAGTTGGATTGTATCGATGTCATTGTGCGGCAGGAGATTAAGCAGGAAGTATATAAGCGGATTCAGGAAGAAATCAGCGGAATCTATCTTACGACCAGTGCATCACATTTAATTGAGATTTCGGGTGCAGAGTCGGGAAAACACTCGGGAATGCAAAGGCTGGCCAAGATGCTGGGATTTGAATTATCGGAGATTGTGGCATTTGGCGATGGAGATAATGACAGCGAGATGTTAAGAGAAGCAGGACTCGGCGTGGCGGTGGCGAATGCCACGGCAAAATGCAGGGAGGCAGCGGATCTGGTGACGGATTATAATCATCTGGACGGAGTGCCTAAGGCGCTTGTCAGCATATTTTCTGAGATTTTGTAG
- a CDS encoding TIGR04100 family radical SAM protein, whose translation MSDIIYTYKNNVYFNITNRCTCKCIFCIRDEKDTLGDAEGLWHDHNPSLEEIIAAIDAFDFGGHDEAVFCGYGEPTCAYDNLIASAKYMKEKYPHIRLRVNTNGLGELFNKKPIAEEMAKYIDAVSISLNAPNAKRYQEVTQPCFENAFLAMLDFARKAKELFQKVQFSVVSIISEEEIEESRKVAGELGIPLRVRIYS comes from the coding sequence ATGTCAGACATTATCTACACCTACAAAAACAACGTATATTTCAACATTACCAACCGCTGCACCTGCAAATGCATCTTCTGTATCCGCGACGAAAAGGATACCCTGGGAGATGCCGAAGGGTTATGGCACGACCACAATCCCTCTCTCGAGGAGATCATCGCCGCCATAGACGCATTTGATTTTGGCGGGCATGACGAGGCAGTCTTCTGCGGCTACGGCGAACCGACCTGCGCCTACGATAACCTGATTGCTTCCGCAAAATATATGAAGGAAAAATATCCTCATATCCGCCTGCGTGTCAACACCAACGGTCTGGGTGAGCTTTTCAATAAAAAACCGATTGCCGAGGAAATGGCTAAGTATATCGACGCAGTCTCTATCAGCCTAAACGCCCCCAACGCCAAACGCTATCAGGAAGTCACACAGCCCTGTTTTGAGAATGCATTCCTTGCCATGCTGGATTTTGCCCGCAAAGCAAAAGAACTGTTCCAGAAGGTGCAGTTCAGCGTAGTGAGCATCATCAGTGAAGAAGAAATCGAGGAGAGCCGGAAGGTGGCTGGGGAGCTGGGGATTCCGCTTCGGGTACGAATCTACTCTTAG
- a CDS encoding TIGR04002 family protein, which produces MSSTTFQHQDTNAKASSHQKVTRLTTTALFAALVCVTTAYIFHIPFGLNGGYVHVGDALIYLAASLLPMPYAMAAGAIGGAFADLLTAPVWAPATFFIKMLIALPFTSKKDKIINVRNVIGVFVAATLSFAGYYFAEVIMFGTWGALIPSIVGTLAQSGGSAVLFIVFGLALDKMNFKANARNRFGI; this is translated from the coding sequence ATGTCATCAACAACTTTCCAGCACCAGGACACCAACGCTAAGGCAAGCTCTCACCAGAAGGTCACCCGCCTGACAACCACAGCTTTATTTGCCGCACTGGTATGTGTCACCACCGCCTACATTTTCCATATTCCCTTCGGCTTAAACGGTGGCTATGTCCATGTGGGAGACGCTCTCATTTACCTTGCGGCCTCACTACTTCCGATGCCCTACGCCATGGCAGCCGGAGCAATCGGAGGTGCTTTCGCCGATCTTTTGACGGCTCCTGTCTGGGCGCCGGCTACATTTTTCATCAAAATGCTGATCGCTCTTCCTTTTACCAGTAAGAAGGATAAAATCATCAATGTGCGAAATGTGATCGGTGTGTTCGTCGCCGCAACCCTTTCCTTTGCAGGGTACTACTTTGCAGAAGTGATCATGTTCGGAACCTGGGGCGCGCTCATTCCTTCCATCGTCGGAACGCTTGCACAATCCGGCGGCAGCGCTGTCCTGTTCATCGTATTTGGTCTTGCGCTGGATAAAATGAATTTTAAGGCAAATGCCAGAAACCGTTTTGGAATTTAA